The Terriglobus roseus sequence TGGCGGCCGTGTGGCGACCGAGAAAGACTGGACGCGCGCCCTGCATGAGAGCAAGGGACGTGCGGTGACGATGACCGTTATTCGCGAGCGGCGCGAGCAGGTGCTGACCATGGTGCCGGACTCGAAGAGACGCAGTTCGCTGGACAGGGCGACGGAGCCGGGCGCAAGCGGTTTGCCTGCGATGATGCTGCGGTAAGGCTGCGCTACGGCACGATAATCCCCGAAGAAAAACATGCGGACGGCCTCTTCGCAGGCCGTTGAACGGTGAGGCACGCTTCTGGCGTCCGTCCCGGACCTCTATACTGAGGCCACCGATGGACAATCTCGAGCCGCTTCGGCCCAACCTGGAAGACTACCTGCTGGACAACGCCTACGACGAAATGTTCGCGGGGCCGGACCAGTTGCGCGGCACTTATGAAGTGCTGATGGAACAGTTTTCCGCCCTGCCGCGCGCTGAAGTGGAGCGACGCAAGCAGGCCGCTGATCTATCGTTTCTGAATCAGGGCATCACCTTTACCGTCTATGGCCGCGATGAAGGTACGGAAAAGATCTTCCCGTATGACCTGCTGCCGCGCATGATCACGAGCGCCGAGTGGGCGACGGTGGAGAAGGGCCTGACTCAGCGCATTACCGCGTTGAACCTCTTCCTGAAAGATATTTATACCGAGGGCCGCATCCTGAAAGAGGGTGTGGTGCCGCGCGAACTGGTGTACAGCTGCAAGCAGTTCCGCCGCCATATGATCGGGCTGCAGGTGCCGCGCAACGTCTACATCGCCGTTGTGGGGACGGACCTGATTCGCCTGGAGAACGGCGAGTTTGTTGTGCTGGAGGATAACCTGCGGGTGCCGTCAGGCGTGAGCTACATGCTGACGAACCGGCGCGTGATGAAGCGGATCTTCCCGCAGATGTTCCGCAAATACAACGTGCGCCCGATTGAGCAGTACACCCAGCTGCTGTTGAGCACGTTGCGTTCGCTGGCGCCTGAGGGGCGTCCGGAACCGAATATTGTTCTGCTTTCGCCCGGTGTTTTTAACTCGGCGTACTACGAACACGCGTATCTTGCACGGCAGATGGGTATTGAGCTGGTCGAGGGACGTGATCTGGTGACGCACGACAATGTCGTGTACATGCGCACGACCAGCGGCCTGCGCCGCGTGGATGTGATCTATCGCCGCGTGGATGATGACTTCATCGACCCCATGAGCTTCCGCGGCGACAGCATGCTGGGTGTAGCGGGCCTCTTCAACGCCTATCGCGCGGGTAACGTGACGCTGGCGAACGCCTTCGGCACCGGTGTTGCCGATGACAAGGCGCTGTATGCCTACGTGCCAGACATCATCAAGTACTACCTGGGCGAAGACCCTGTGCTGAAGAACGTGGAGACGTATCTTTGTGCGCGGCCCATTGAGCGGCAGCATGTGCTGGCGAACCTGGACAAGATGGTCGTGAAGGCCGTGGGTGAGAGCGGTGGCTATGGCATGCTGATCGGCCCGCAGTCGACGGCGGCGCAGCGTGAGGAGTTTGCACGCAAGATCGAGGCGGATCCGCGGAATTACATCGCGCAGCCGACGATTCAGTTCAGCCGCGCGCCATGTCTGTTTGGCAATGGCTTTGAGCCGCGTCACGTGGATCTGCGGCCGTACGTCCTGTACGGCGATAAGGTGAGCATCGTGCCGGGTGGACTGACGCGCGTTGCGTTGAAGAAGGGGTCGCTGGTTGTGAATAGTTCGCAAGGCGGTGGCAGCAAAGATACATGGGTGCTCAGTCAGTAATGATCGTGCGGCGGTGGGTGGTGTGTGCGTTGCTTGCGGCTGCGCCGCTTGCTTTGGCGCAGGCACCCGCCAGTCGCAACCCACCGGCGCAGGTGCCGATCGAGAATGCGCCGCCGGCTGACACGGCTCCGGCGCTGTTTCCGCATACGCTCACGAAGCCCTGGTACATCGCAGGGCAGGCGAACAGCATTTTGCAGGCGCATGGCGCGTTTCACTCGCCGTATGAGGGCGTAAACAGCTTGCGTGCGCGCGGCGAGTATAAGGTGTCGCTGCTTGGCACGGTGTATCTCGGCCTGCAGCCGTGGCAACTGCTCGCAGGCGCGGACTCGGTAAAAGCGAGTCGTTACAACACAGATTTTCTGGTCAATGTTGAGGCGGCCGGTGGCCGCGGCATCAGCCAGGCGCTGGGACTCGCAGGCTTTACGAATCTTGATGTGGTGCGGAATCCCACGCTCGGGTCCAAGCCGTACATCGCTCGGCTTGAGGTCCATCAGACCATCGGCTTTACCGATGCGATGACGGACAATACGCGCGGTCCGCTGTCGCTCGCGACGAAAGTGCCTGTTCGACGCCTGGAGTTTCGCGCCGGCAAGATGTCGACACCGGACGTCTTCGATCTGAACAGCGTGCTGAGTGACAGTCATCTCCAGTTCACCAACTGGAGTATCGACAACAATGGTGCGTGGGACTATGCGGCGGACACGCGTGGCTACACCTATGGCGCGACGCTCGAATACCAGGATCGCGACTGGGCCGTGCGCTATGGCCTGATGCTGATGCCGACGGTGGCTAACGGCATCGACCTGGACTGGGCGGTGAAGCGTAGCCGCGGGCAGAATGTGGAGGCCGAGCTTCGGCACGGATTCCTGCCGGGGAAGAAGGGAACGCAGCGTGTCCTCGCTTTTGTGAACACAGCCCACATGGGCAGCTATCGTGAGGCAGTGCAGGCGTATCTGCGCGGTACCGATGCAACACCGGACATCACGCTGCACGAGCACACGTCGGCGCGGAAGTACGGCTTCGGCTACAACATGGAGCAGGCGGTTACCGATGACCTGACGGTGGCCGCGCGGTTCGGCTGGAATGACGGCAAGACCGAGTCATTTGCGTACACCGAGATCGAGCAGACGGCGCTGGTTGGCGCCAGTTACGACGGCAAGCAGTGGGGCCGGAAGAATGACAAGGTGGGCCTGGCGTTCAGTTCGAACGCCATCAAGCGCGATCATCAGCAGTATCTTGCGAACGGCGGCCTTGGCTTCATCCTGGGAGACGGCCACCTGCGCTACGGCCGCGAAAACATTGTGGAGGGTTATTACAACCTCCACCTCTGGCGCGGATCGTACTTTGCAGCGGGCGGGTCGCACATCAATAATCCCGGTTACAACCGCGATCGCGGCCCGGTCTGGGTACCGTCGTTGCGCATGCACATGGATTTCTAGCGAAAGGTTTGGAGGGGCACAGGGGCGGGTGCCCCATTCTTTCGCGGCTCCGTCGCGAAAGAATGGGTTCTTTCGCTGCAATTCGTACAGATCTGTGAAGCAATGCGGTTGCGCTGTCGCGCGATATCCCACCCTTGCTTCGCAAGGATGGGGCACCAACCGGATTGACTGGTGCAGGTGTCGCACGTTCTGCAACTGGTCCGTCGGTCTTGCCCCGATGAAAAGCCAGCATGCCGGGCTAGCTGCACTACACTGTATGGACCGATGAAGCTAAATGACGTCGGATGCGACTTTCCCTATGCATCGCGGCGACTCTCATTTAAGCCGTACTGAAACCTCATACCTGCCTCTTCCAACCGCCTCGTAACCGGAGACACATGCTTTCAAGAGTTGCAGACAGCCTGTACTGGATGAGCCGCTACCTGGAGCGCGCGGAGCACACGACGCGGCTGCTGGATGTGAACCTGAACCTGATGCTGGACGAGCCGCAGACCAGCGCGGACCGTCGTTGGCAGCGCGTGCTGCAGGCGCTGGGTTCGCCCAAGGGCGCGAAGTTCGAGGGCGATGCCATCGCCTTGGCTCGCTGCCTGACCTTCGACGCGAACGTGCACGCGAGCGTCCTGTCCTGCATCATCGCGGCGCGCGAGAATGCGCGGCATGTGCGCGAGCAGATCTCCACCGAGATGTGGCAGAAGCTCAATTCGCTCTATCTGCAGGTCACTCGTCCAGAGATGCAGAGCGACATGCACGCCGAGGCCTTGTTGCAGCAGAACGAAGGCCCGACCGAGTTTCTTGGGCAGGTGATGGAGGGTGTGCATCAGTTCCAGGGTGTGACCGACTCCACCATGAGTCACGGCGAAGGCTGGCAATTTATCCAGGTAGGCCGCTTCATGGAGCGCGCCTCCGCAACGGCCATGCTGATGGAGGCCTACCAACCGGAGCTGTGGGCCAAGCATGACGCTCTGCCGGACAGCAACGAGTACCTGGAGTGGATGGGGCTGCTGCGTTCCGCCACGGCTTTCGAGGCTTATTGCAAGGTCTACACCGCCGACCTGGCACCTGACTGGATTCTCGAATTCCTTCTGCTCGACGAAGACTTTCCGCACTCGCTGCGGTTTTCGATCGACGCGATGCAGCATGCGCTGGAGGCCGTGCAGGATGTGAGCGGCGGTGCTCGCTCGCACAACCTAAGCCGTATCTCCGGCCGATTGCGCGCCACGCTGAGTTACTCCAGTGTGGAAGAAATTATGAGCGGTGATGTGGTCACGTATCTGCGCGAAATCCAGATGCAGTGCCGCGAGATTCACAACGCCATCTATGAGCTATATGTCGATTACTCAATCCAGGCGGCGCTTGCCGGGTAAGAGTTTCTTGTTGCTGGTTTCTTGTTTCTAGTTACCGGCCGAAGGATCGATGCATTTCACGGTCACTAGAAACCAGCAATAAGGAACTAGAAACACGGAGTCCCCATGTATTACACGGTCCGGCACCTGACAAAGTTCGTCTATTCAAATGCAGTGAGCGAAAGCATCATGGAGACGCGCATGCATCCGCGGTCCGATGCTGTGCAGCGCTGCTTGAACTTCCAGCTCTCTGTCAGCCCGCGTTGCCGCGTCTTCAGCTATCGCGACCACCTGGCGAACAACGTGCACCATTTCGACATACCCGGCGCCCATGAGCAGTTGGTCATCGTTGCGGAGAGCCTGGTCGAGATGGAGCCGGCACCCATGGTGCCGTCGTTCCTGTCGCCCGATGCATGGGCAGCGCTCGATGCGGATGTGCAGGCCGGTGACTTCTGGGAGTTCCTGTTTCCCAGCGAGTTCACGACACCAACACCGCTGCTGGAGGAGCTTGGAAACAAGCTTGAAGTGCGCCGCCGCGACGACCCGCTGATGGTGCTGCACGACCTGAATGAGAAGCTGTATCGCTACTTCGACTATGTGCCGAAGTCGACCGAGGCAGACTCGCCGATCGATAAGGCGCTGGAGCAGAAAAGCGGTGTCTGCCAGGACTTCTCGCACATCATGATTGCGCTGGTGCGGTCGCGCCTGCAGATTCCGTGCCGCTACGTCAGCGGCTACCTGTACCACGGCCAGGGCGACAAGGACCGCAGCGCCACCAGTGCCACGCACGCATGGGTTGAGGCCTACCTGCCGCAGTTTGGATGGGTTGGCCTGGATCCAACGAACTGGCTGATCGCAAGTGACCGACACATTCGCACGGCCATCGGCCGCGACTACAGCGATGTGCCGCCAACACACGGCATCTTCCGTGGCTCGGCGAATACGGATCTAACGGTTGCAGTACGCGTCTCGCCCAGCGAAGGCTCGCCGTTGCCGGACCAGGAGCTGCCCGTGCCGGAAGACTGGTCCATGCTGGTGGAAAAGGCGCAGCAGGTGCCACCACCGCCGCAGCCCATCGCCGACAGCATGAAGCGCATGCAACAGATGCAGCAGGCCCAGCAGCAACAGTAAGCCCTTCGTGCCGCTCTCGATATTTCGCGTGAGCAAGCCCGGCCTCGAGCCGGGCTTGTCTTTGTGTGGAGAGCCCGAGTTCGGGCGCCCTAAGTCTCGATTCTGAGAGGTGGGTTCCTCAAATTTCGATGGCGCTCACAGAACCCAAATCTCATGGAGATGTGGAGCGCCCGATCCTCATTGCTTGCACTTCATTCGGCGCGCGGTCCTGTTGGCCGCAGTGAAATGGCTCTCGCTCGTGAACTTCAGGCCCGCATCTCACTTGATCGTTGAGGTGATTGGGCAATGAGCGAGATGAGCATGCAGGACCTGGCAAAGAAGATCGGTGACATCGACTTCACGATGCTGTCGACAAAGACAGACGGCGGCGCAATCGCCGCGCGTCCCATGAGCAACAACGGCGATGTTGAGTTCGACGGCGACTCGTGGTTCTTTACCTGGGAAGAGTCACGCATGGTGCAGGAGATCAAGGCCGATCCAAAGATAGGCCTGTCCTTGCAGGGCAAGGGACACTTGCTGGGCAAGCCTCCGCTCTTCATCGCCATGGAAGCTACGGCGGAACTCATCCGCGACAAGGCGGTGTTCACGAAGCATTGGCAGGCTGAACTGGAGCGATGGTTCAAACAGGGTGTAGATACACCGGGCCTCGTGCTGATCAAGGCACACGCCGAACGCATCACGTACTGGGACGGTGAAGAAGAGGGAACCGTCAAAATCTAGCGATGTCTCTGCCATGCCACGGATCGGATCTTTAAGCTTGAGGGGCTTATCCTCACAGGCTCTATCGGCACTCCTCGGAGCGAAGTTCTGTCCCGCCGGCTGATTGCCTTTCGGCGGAATCGCGTGCCGAATAACTCCGTGCAAATCAAATGCCGCATCCGGTGGGAGCGAGTAACGGCTGGTGGCTACGGC is a genomic window containing:
- a CDS encoding transglutaminase family protein → MYYTVRHLTKFVYSNAVSESIMETRMHPRSDAVQRCLNFQLSVSPRCRVFSYRDHLANNVHHFDIPGAHEQLVIVAESLVEMEPAPMVPSFLSPDAWAALDADVQAGDFWEFLFPSEFTTPTPLLEELGNKLEVRRRDDPLMVLHDLNEKLYRYFDYVPKSTEADSPIDKALEQKSGVCQDFSHIMIALVRSRLQIPCRYVSGYLYHGQGDKDRSATSATHAWVEAYLPQFGWVGLDPTNWLIASDRHIRTAIGRDYSDVPPTHGIFRGSANTDLTVAVRVSPSEGSPLPDQELPVPEDWSMLVEKAQQVPPPPQPIADSMKRMQQMQQAQQQQ
- a CDS encoding pyridoxamine 5'-phosphate oxidase family protein, producing the protein MSEMSMQDLAKKIGDIDFTMLSTKTDGGAIAARPMSNNGDVEFDGDSWFFTWEESRMVQEIKADPKIGLSLQGKGHLLGKPPLFIAMEATAELIRDKAVFTKHWQAELERWFKQGVDTPGLVLIKAHAERITYWDGEEEGTVKI
- a CDS encoding carbohydrate porin; amino-acid sequence: MGAQSVMIVRRWVVCALLAAAPLALAQAPASRNPPAQVPIENAPPADTAPALFPHTLTKPWYIAGQANSILQAHGAFHSPYEGVNSLRARGEYKVSLLGTVYLGLQPWQLLAGADSVKASRYNTDFLVNVEAAGGRGISQALGLAGFTNLDVVRNPTLGSKPYIARLEVHQTIGFTDAMTDNTRGPLSLATKVPVRRLEFRAGKMSTPDVFDLNSVLSDSHLQFTNWSIDNNGAWDYAADTRGYTYGATLEYQDRDWAVRYGLMLMPTVANGIDLDWAVKRSRGQNVEAELRHGFLPGKKGTQRVLAFVNTAHMGSYREAVQAYLRGTDATPDITLHEHTSARKYGFGYNMEQAVTDDLTVAARFGWNDGKTESFAYTEIEQTALVGASYDGKQWGRKNDKVGLAFSSNAIKRDHQQYLANGGLGFILGDGHLRYGRENIVEGYYNLHLWRGSYFAAGGSHINNPGYNRDRGPVWVPSLRMHMDF
- a CDS encoding circularly permuted type 2 ATP-grasp protein; amino-acid sequence: MDNLEPLRPNLEDYLLDNAYDEMFAGPDQLRGTYEVLMEQFSALPRAEVERRKQAADLSFLNQGITFTVYGRDEGTEKIFPYDLLPRMITSAEWATVEKGLTQRITALNLFLKDIYTEGRILKEGVVPRELVYSCKQFRRHMIGLQVPRNVYIAVVGTDLIRLENGEFVVLEDNLRVPSGVSYMLTNRRVMKRIFPQMFRKYNVRPIEQYTQLLLSTLRSLAPEGRPEPNIVLLSPGVFNSAYYEHAYLARQMGIELVEGRDLVTHDNVVYMRTTSGLRRVDVIYRRVDDDFIDPMSFRGDSMLGVAGLFNAYRAGNVTLANAFGTGVADDKALYAYVPDIIKYYLGEDPVLKNVETYLCARPIERQHVLANLDKMVVKAVGESGGYGMLIGPQSTAAQREEFARKIEADPRNYIAQPTIQFSRAPCLFGNGFEPRHVDLRPYVLYGDKVSIVPGGLTRVALKKGSLVVNSSQGGGSKDTWVLSQ
- a CDS encoding alpha-E domain-containing protein; translated protein: MLSRVADSLYWMSRYLERAEHTTRLLDVNLNLMLDEPQTSADRRWQRVLQALGSPKGAKFEGDAIALARCLTFDANVHASVLSCIIAARENARHVREQISTEMWQKLNSLYLQVTRPEMQSDMHAEALLQQNEGPTEFLGQVMEGVHQFQGVTDSTMSHGEGWQFIQVGRFMERASATAMLMEAYQPELWAKHDALPDSNEYLEWMGLLRSATAFEAYCKVYTADLAPDWILEFLLLDEDFPHSLRFSIDAMQHALEAVQDVSGGARSHNLSRISGRLRATLSYSSVEEIMSGDVVTYLREIQMQCREIHNAIYELYVDYSIQAALAG